The following coding sequences are from one Musa acuminata AAA Group cultivar baxijiao chromosome BXJ2-4, Cavendish_Baxijiao_AAA, whole genome shotgun sequence window:
- the LOC103982300 gene encoding 1-aminocyclopropane-1-carboxylate synthase 7, with protein sequence MGLAENQVSFDLLEKYLDHHPGASGWGCGISGFRENALFQDYHGLQTFRQEMATFMEQIREGRAKFDPERIVLTAGATAANELLTFILADPGDCLLIPTPYYPGFDRDLRWRTGVRFIPVHCSISNGFQVTLQALEDAYVKAEGKKIRVRGLLLTNPSNPLGTAIARHVLEEVLDFVTQKDIHLISDEIYSGSVFSSDEFVSVAEIVEARGYKDCDRVHNVYSLSKDLGLPGFRVGAIYSYNDRLVTAARRMSSFTLVSSQTQRMLASMLADRGFTENYLKTNRERLKNRRDFITEGLKNAGIECLPGYAGLFCWMNLAPLLEEPTREGELRLWSLIVHEAKLNISPGSSCHCSEAGWFRVCFANMSQQTLEVALRRIKDFMKNMKAKQEK encoded by the exons ATGGGTTTGGCAGAGAACCAA GTTTCGTTTGATCTACTGGAGAAGTATTTAGACCATCACCCGGGAGCATCCGGCTGGGGATGTGGAATCTCCGGCTTCAGAGAAAACGCTTTGTTTCAAGATTACCATGGTCTACAAACCTTTAGACAG GAAATGGCAACTTTTATGGAACAGATAAGAGAAGGCAGGGCAAAGTTTGATCCCGAACGCATCGTCCTCACCGCAGGTGCAACCGCCGCGAACGAGCTACTCACCTTCATCTTAGCAGATCCCGGAGATTGTTTGCTGATCCCAACACCTTATTATCCTGG GTTTGACAGAGATCTAAGATGGAGAACTGGTGTTCGTTTCATTCCGGTCCACTGTAGCATCTCAAATGGATTCCAAGTAACTCTCCAGGCCTTAGAAGATGCATACGTGAAAGCAGAAGGCAAGAAGATTAGAGTCAGAGGACTTCTCCTCACAAACCCATCGAACCCGTTGGGCACCGCGATCGCAAGGCATGTACTCGAGGAGGTATTAGACTTTGTGACGCAGAAGGACATCCACTTGATCTCAGACGAGATCTACTCAGGCTCCGTGTTCTCCTCCGATGAGTTCGTCAGCGTCGCGGAGATTGTCGAAGCTCGCGGCTACAAAGATTGTGACAGAGTCCACAACGTGTATAGCCTCTCCAAGGATCTTGGCCTGCCTGGATTTAGAGTGGGAGCAATTTACTCGTACAACGATAGACTGGTGACGGCTGCTAGGAGGATGTCCAGCTTCACATTAGTCTCGTCTCAGACTCAGAGGATGTTGGCTTCGATGCTGGCTGATAGAGGGTTCACCGAGAACTACCTGAAGACAAACAGAGAAAGGCTCAAGAATAGGCGTGATTTCATCACCGAAGGTCTCAAGAATGCCGGGATCGAGTGCTTGCCAGGGTATGCTGGGCTCTTCTGCTGGATGAATCTGGCACCATTACTCGAAGAGCCCACCAGGGAAGGAGAGCTGAGACTTTGGAGCTTGATAGTGCACGAGGCGAAGCTTAACATATCCCCAGGCTCTTCCTGCCACTGTTCGGAAGCAGGCTGGTTTAGGGTTTGCTTTGCTAATATGAGCCAGCAAACACTGGAAGTTGCACTGAGGAGAATAAAGGACTTCATGAAGAACATGAAGGCAAAACAAGAGAAATAA
- the LOC103983329 gene encoding probable sulfate transporter 3.4 — protein MVASSKRVECFADDTDLEASPRMPTPDMMAMEVHKVAVLQDRTGLRSFRHSLSEVFFPDDPLHRFKNKPFFKKVVLALQYFFPIFDWGAHYNLKLLKSDAVAGITIASLAIPQGISYAKLAGLPPIIGLYSSFVPPLIYSVLGSSRDLACGPLSIASLVMGSMLRDVVSPEDTKEYLEVAFTATFFAGVFQAGLGLLRLGFIIDFLSKPTLTGFMGGAAVLVSLQQLKGLLGIVHFTTKMAIIPVLKSVFDNRKEWSWEAVVMGLSFLVLLLTARHISTVRPKLFWVSAAAPLTSVIISTIISYVLRSHEKGISTIGYLPEGVNPSSVSMLHFKGPHSSLALKTGIVSGLLALTEGIAVGRTFASMKNYQIDGNKEMVAVGSMNLAGSCVSCYVTSGGFARSAVNFNAGCKTAATNIIMASVVLFTMLLLMPLFHYTPNVILSAIIISAVIGLIDVRGAILLWKVDKFDFLACMTAFLGVLLLSVPIGLGISVGISVLKILFHATRPNIAVMGNIPGTNSYRDLAQYKDAKRMPSFLILGIESPVYFTNSVYLQERILRWIREEEERINNSNESPLKCIILDMAAVTNIDISGIESLKELKRTLDRRSLELVLANPVGEVSQKLSHSGAWELFGPECFYMTVEEAIASTSYKI, from the exons ATGGTTGCAAGCTCTAAAAGAGTGGAGTGTTTCGCAGATGATACCGACCTTGAAGCATCTCCCCGCATGCCAACACCAGACATGATGGCCATGGAGGTCCACAAGGTAGCCGTGCTACAAGATAGGACTGGCCTTCGTTCTTTCAGGCATAGTCTGAGCGAGGTCTTCTTCCCCGATGATCCGCTCCATCGTTTCAAGAACAAGCCTTTCTTCAAGAAGGTGGTTCTAGCTCTCCAGTACTTCTTTCCCATCTTCGACTGGGGTGCTCACTACAACCTCAAGCTTCTCAAGTCCGACGCGGTCGCAGGCATCACCATTGCTAGTTTGGCTATCCCACAA GGAATTAGCTACGCTAAGCTCGCAGGTCTGCCTCCGATAATTGGCCTTT ACTCCAGTTTCGTGCCACCACTGATTTATTCTGTTCTCGGGAGCTCAAGAGATCTTGCTTGTGGCCCCTTATCAATTGCATCCCTAGTGATGGGATCCATGCTGAGAGATGTGGTCTCTCCTGAGGACACCAAAGAATACCTTGAAGTAGCTTTCACTGCTACTTTCTTTGCTGGTGTCTTCCAAGCCGGCTTGGGTTTGCTGAG GTTGGGCTTCATAATCGATTTTCTATCGAAACCAACGTTGACTGGATTTATGGGCGGCGCGGCCGTCCTCGTTTCGCTTCAACAGCTGAAAGGGCTGCTTGGAATAGTGCACTTCACTACCAAGATGGCAATCATTCCAGTCctgaaatctgttttcgacaatAGGAAAGAG TGGTCATGGGAAGCAGTAGTTATGGGTCTCTCATTCCTGGTTCTCCTACTGACGGCAAGACACATA AGCACCGTCAGACCCAAGCTCTTCTGGGTATCGGCAGCAGCTCCTCTAACCTCAGTGATCATATCCACTATCATCTCCTACGTCCTCAGATCCCATGAGAAAGGCATCTCAACA ATTGGGTATTTACCGGAAGGGGTGAATCCTTCTTCAGTGAGCATGCTGCACTTCAAAGGCCctcactcgagtcttgctctcaaAACGGGAATAGTGTCTGGGCTCTTGGCTCTCACG GAAGGAATTGCCGTGGGGAGGACATTTGCTTCCATGAAGAACTATCAGATCGATGGTAACAAAGAGATGGTGGCCGTAGGATCCATGAACTTGGCCGGTTCATGTGTCTCATGCTATGTCACTAGCG GTGGGTTCGCTCGATCCGCCGTTAACTTCAACGCCGGTTGCAAAACAGCAGCAACCAACATAATCATGGCGTCTGTGGTGCTCTTCACCATGCTACTTCTCATGCCGCTGTTCCACTACACCCCCAACGTCATCTTGTCGGCGATCATCATATCGGCGGTGATCGGCCTCATCGACGTCCGAGGTGCAATACTGCTGTGGAAGGTGGACAAGTTTGACTTCCTGGCTTGCATGACTGCCTTCCTCGGGGTTCTCCTCCTCTCGGTGCCGATAGGCCTCGGCATTTCG GTGGGCATATCGGTTCTCAAGATTCTGTTTCATGCCACTCGGCCGAACATTGCGGTCATGGGGAACATCCCGGGAACAAACAGCTACAGAGATCTGGCACAGTACAAAGATGCCAAAAGGATGCCTTCGTTTCTAATCCTTGGCATCGAGTCCCCTGTCTACTTCACCAATTCGGTGTATCTGCAAGAAAG GATCCTGAGATGGAttcgagaagaagaagagaggattaATAACTCGAACGAGAGCCCCCTCAAATGCATCATACTGGACATGGCTG CTGTGACGAATATCGACATAAGCGGCATTGAATCGCTCAAAGAACTGAAGAGGACACTTGACAGAAGATCTCTCGAG CTGGTGCTAGCAAATCCTGTTGGGGAAGTGTCACAGAAGCTGTCTCACTCGGGGGCTTGGGAGCTCTTTGGACCAGAATGCTTCTACATGACGGTCGAAGAGGCCATTGCTTCAACCTCATACAAAATTTGA
- the LOC103982306 gene encoding protein IQ-DOMAIN 31 isoform X2, producing MGKSPAKWIKAVIFGKRSSRSHTSKGKDGLKPGVDKEHFSGGEPSHVTMKSLVITQPVLVSNNSSGPSSENRTDSTLVTGAVRVESQEIVVHQASSNPAKALEERAATKVQAAFRGYQSRRVFCALKGIIRLQALIRGHLVRRQAVTTLHCMWGIVRFQALVRGQRVRLSGIGLEVRTKYPQMKSVDDKKLDFSKMQLSANQFVCKLLSALPVTKPVQIHYDPVEPNSVFSWLERWTSSQFWNPLPQSKKSVNVKSRVRCSSAVESESVRLKSNVHKNVAAKVDVMTESERHKRVTRKMLSPPADSVVENPQSEIEKVKRSLRKVSNSKKEPAEKPESENQKPTCTPRKVTNSLSDAPQVSNEHSSMKIKKDSVVSIDSKLEIVAAVKSVASGGPKNAVIDDSTAIKPHSPEEICKEESISNCDGELSLKDVPTSNEIQKSSKRRASFPPKPEPFAENASQNAPRLPSYMATTESAKAKLRGQVSPRVGSDSAERYNMPRRHSLPTSTNGKLNLQSSRAHKLIQASCKDGIRNDRSFTSSRDGSEREILCCSECTGANK from the exons ATGGGAAAATCTCCTGCAAAGTGGATTAAAGCAGTTATTTTTGGAAAGAGATCATCTAGATCTCATACTTCAAAAGGGAAAGATGGTTTG AAACCTGGTGTTGATAAAGAGCATTTTTCTGGGGGAGAACCATCTCATGTCACAATGAAATCTCTGGTGATTACTCAACCAGTTCTTGTAAGCAACAATTCAAGTGGTCCATCATCAGAAAATAGGACAGATTCCACTTTAGTTACTGGAGCAGTTAGGGTTGAGAGCCAAGAAATTGTTGTACATCAAGCTTCAAGTAATCCAGCCAAAGCCTTGGAAGAGCGTGCTGCTACAAAAGTTCAAGCTGCCTTCAGGGGTTATCAG TCACGGAGGGTGTTCTGTGCATTGAAGGGCATCATAAGACTGCAGGCTCTAATTCGTGGGCACCTAGTGAGGCGTCAAGCAGTTACCACCCTGCATTGCATGTGGGGTATTGTCAGATTTCAAGCTCTTGTTCGCGGTCAGAGAGTCAGGCTTTCAGGTATTGGCCTTGAAGTCAGAACAAAGTATCCTCAAATGAAGAGTGTG GATGATAAGAAGTTGGATTTCTCGAAGATGCAGCTGTCTGCGAATCAATTTGTTTGCAAG CTACTCTCAGCTCTGCCTGTTACAAAGCCTGTGCAGATTCATTATGATCCAGTGGAACCAAATTCAGTCTTCAGTTGGCTGGAGCGCTGGACATCCTCACAATTTTGGAATCCACTTCCTCAATCAAAAAAGTCTGTCAATGTGAAATCTCGGGTGAGATGCAGTAGTGCTGTGGAAAGTGAATCTGTCAGATTAAAATCAAATGTTCATAAAAATGTGGCTGCAAAGGTTGATGTCATGACTGAATCAGAAAGGCATAAACGTGTTACGAGGAAAATGCTAAGCCCTCCTGCTGACTCTGTGGTAGAAAATCCACAATCTGAAATTGAAAAGGTCAAGCGTAGTTTGAGAAAGGTATCCAATTCTAAAAAAGAGCCTGCTGAAAAGCCAGAATCTGAAAATCAGAAACCAACTTGCACTCCGAGAAAGGTGACAAACTCACTATCTGATGCTCCACAAGTGTCTAATGAGCATTCTTCAATGAAGATAAAAAAAGATAGTGTAGTGTCTATTGACAGTAAGCTTGAAATAGTTGCTGCTGTAAAGTCCGTTGCATCAGGTGGGCCTAAGAATGCAGTAATAGATGACAGTACTGCGATCAAACCGCATAGCCCAGAAGAAATCTGCAAAGAAGAGAGTATTTCTAACTGTGATGGAGAGTTAAGCTTGAAAGATGTGCCAACTAGCAATGAGATCCAGAAGAGTAGCAAGAGAAGGGCTTCTTTCCCACCAAAGCCAGAACCTTTTGCAGAGAATGCCTCGCAAAATGCTCCAAGATTACCAAGCTATATGGCAACTACTGAATCAGCTAAGGCAAAGCTAAGAGGACAAGTTTCACCGAGGGTTGGATCTGATTCTGCAGAAAGATATAATATGCCTCGACGTCATTCTCTGCCAACTTCCACGAATGGAAAGTTAAACTTGCAATCATCACGTGCACATAAGTTGATCCAAGCAAGCTGCAAGGATGGAATTAGAAACGACAGATCCTTTACATCATCAAGAGATGGTAGTG AACGGGAGATCCTGTGTTGTTCTGAATGTACTGGTGCGAATAAGTAG
- the LOC103982306 gene encoding protein IQ-DOMAIN 31 isoform X3, which translates to MGKSPAKWIKAVIFGKRSSRSHTSKGKDGLKPGVDKEHFSGGEPSHVTMKSLVITQPVLVSNNSSGPSSENRTDSTLVTGAVRVESQEIVVHQASSNPAKALEERAATKVQAAFRGYQSRRVFCALKGIIRLQALIRGHLVRRQAVTTLHCMWGIVRFQALVRGQRVRLSGIGLEVRTKYPQMKSVDDKKLDFSKMQLSANQFVCKLLSALPVTKPVQIHYDPVEPNSVFSWLERWTSSQFWNPLPQSKKSVNVKSRVRCSSAVESESVRLKSNVHKNVAAKVDVMTESERHKRVTRKMLSPPADSVVENPQSEIEKVKRSLRKVSNSKKEPAEKPESENQKPTCTPRKVTNSLSDAPQVSNEHSSMKIKKDSVVSIDSKLEIVAAVKSVASGGPKNAVIDDSTAIKPHSPEEICKEESISNCDGELSLKDVPTSNEIQKSSKRRASFPPKPEPFAENASQNAPRLPSYMATTESAKAKLRGQVSPRVGSDSAERYNMPRRHSLPTSTNGKLNLQSSRAHKLIQASCKDGIRNDRSFTSSRDGSEKSIQVGWRR; encoded by the exons ATGGGAAAATCTCCTGCAAAGTGGATTAAAGCAGTTATTTTTGGAAAGAGATCATCTAGATCTCATACTTCAAAAGGGAAAGATGGTTTG AAACCTGGTGTTGATAAAGAGCATTTTTCTGGGGGAGAACCATCTCATGTCACAATGAAATCTCTGGTGATTACTCAACCAGTTCTTGTAAGCAACAATTCAAGTGGTCCATCATCAGAAAATAGGACAGATTCCACTTTAGTTACTGGAGCAGTTAGGGTTGAGAGCCAAGAAATTGTTGTACATCAAGCTTCAAGTAATCCAGCCAAAGCCTTGGAAGAGCGTGCTGCTACAAAAGTTCAAGCTGCCTTCAGGGGTTATCAG TCACGGAGGGTGTTCTGTGCATTGAAGGGCATCATAAGACTGCAGGCTCTAATTCGTGGGCACCTAGTGAGGCGTCAAGCAGTTACCACCCTGCATTGCATGTGGGGTATTGTCAGATTTCAAGCTCTTGTTCGCGGTCAGAGAGTCAGGCTTTCAGGTATTGGCCTTGAAGTCAGAACAAAGTATCCTCAAATGAAGAGTGTG GATGATAAGAAGTTGGATTTCTCGAAGATGCAGCTGTCTGCGAATCAATTTGTTTGCAAG CTACTCTCAGCTCTGCCTGTTACAAAGCCTGTGCAGATTCATTATGATCCAGTGGAACCAAATTCAGTCTTCAGTTGGCTGGAGCGCTGGACATCCTCACAATTTTGGAATCCACTTCCTCAATCAAAAAAGTCTGTCAATGTGAAATCTCGGGTGAGATGCAGTAGTGCTGTGGAAAGTGAATCTGTCAGATTAAAATCAAATGTTCATAAAAATGTGGCTGCAAAGGTTGATGTCATGACTGAATCAGAAAGGCATAAACGTGTTACGAGGAAAATGCTAAGCCCTCCTGCTGACTCTGTGGTAGAAAATCCACAATCTGAAATTGAAAAGGTCAAGCGTAGTTTGAGAAAGGTATCCAATTCTAAAAAAGAGCCTGCTGAAAAGCCAGAATCTGAAAATCAGAAACCAACTTGCACTCCGAGAAAGGTGACAAACTCACTATCTGATGCTCCACAAGTGTCTAATGAGCATTCTTCAATGAAGATAAAAAAAGATAGTGTAGTGTCTATTGACAGTAAGCTTGAAATAGTTGCTGCTGTAAAGTCCGTTGCATCAGGTGGGCCTAAGAATGCAGTAATAGATGACAGTACTGCGATCAAACCGCATAGCCCAGAAGAAATCTGCAAAGAAGAGAGTATTTCTAACTGTGATGGAGAGTTAAGCTTGAAAGATGTGCCAACTAGCAATGAGATCCAGAAGAGTAGCAAGAGAAGGGCTTCTTTCCCACCAAAGCCAGAACCTTTTGCAGAGAATGCCTCGCAAAATGCTCCAAGATTACCAAGCTATATGGCAACTACTGAATCAGCTAAGGCAAAGCTAAGAGGACAAGTTTCACCGAGGGTTGGATCTGATTCTGCAGAAAGATATAATATGCCTCGACGTCATTCTCTGCCAACTTCCACGAATGGAAAGTTAAACTTGCAATCATCACGTGCACATAAGTTGATCCAAGCAAGCTGCAAGGATGGAATTAGAAACGACAGATCCTTTACATCATCAAGAGATGGTAGTG AGAAGTCGATTCAAGTGGGATGGAGGAGGTGA
- the LOC103982306 gene encoding protein IQ-DOMAIN 31 isoform X1: MGKSPAKWIKAVIFGKRSSRSHTSKGKDGLKPGVDKEHFSGGEPSHVTMKSLVITQPVLVSNNSSGPSSENRTDSTLVTGAVRVESQEIVVHQASSNPAKALEERAATKVQAAFRGYQSRRVFCALKGIIRLQALIRGHLVRRQAVTTLHCMWGIVRFQALVRGQRVRLSGIGLEVRTKYPQMKSVDDKKLDFSKMQLSANQFVCKLLSALPVTKPVQIHYDPVEPNSVFSWLERWTSSQFWNPLPQSKKSVNVKSRVRCSSAVESESVRLKSNVHKNVAAKVDVMTESERHKRVTRKMLSPPADSVVENPQSEIEKVKRSLRKVSNSKKEPAEKPESENQKPTCTPRKVTNSLSDAPQVSNEHSSMKIKKDSVVSIDSKLEIVAAVKSVASGGPKNAVIDDSTAIKPHSPEEICKEESISNCDGELSLKDVPTSNEIQKSSKRRASFPPKPEPFAENASQNAPRLPSYMATTESAKAKLRGQVSPRVGSDSAERYNMPRRHSLPTSTNGKLNLQSSRAHKLIQASCKDGIRNDRSFTSSRDGSGMTCLSFCSYIFWCGSSIINFYHLSSPNHHRPMIFGHHTLLSDHFPSSFIV; this comes from the exons ATGGGAAAATCTCCTGCAAAGTGGATTAAAGCAGTTATTTTTGGAAAGAGATCATCTAGATCTCATACTTCAAAAGGGAAAGATGGTTTG AAACCTGGTGTTGATAAAGAGCATTTTTCTGGGGGAGAACCATCTCATGTCACAATGAAATCTCTGGTGATTACTCAACCAGTTCTTGTAAGCAACAATTCAAGTGGTCCATCATCAGAAAATAGGACAGATTCCACTTTAGTTACTGGAGCAGTTAGGGTTGAGAGCCAAGAAATTGTTGTACATCAAGCTTCAAGTAATCCAGCCAAAGCCTTGGAAGAGCGTGCTGCTACAAAAGTTCAAGCTGCCTTCAGGGGTTATCAG TCACGGAGGGTGTTCTGTGCATTGAAGGGCATCATAAGACTGCAGGCTCTAATTCGTGGGCACCTAGTGAGGCGTCAAGCAGTTACCACCCTGCATTGCATGTGGGGTATTGTCAGATTTCAAGCTCTTGTTCGCGGTCAGAGAGTCAGGCTTTCAGGTATTGGCCTTGAAGTCAGAACAAAGTATCCTCAAATGAAGAGTGTG GATGATAAGAAGTTGGATTTCTCGAAGATGCAGCTGTCTGCGAATCAATTTGTTTGCAAG CTACTCTCAGCTCTGCCTGTTACAAAGCCTGTGCAGATTCATTATGATCCAGTGGAACCAAATTCAGTCTTCAGTTGGCTGGAGCGCTGGACATCCTCACAATTTTGGAATCCACTTCCTCAATCAAAAAAGTCTGTCAATGTGAAATCTCGGGTGAGATGCAGTAGTGCTGTGGAAAGTGAATCTGTCAGATTAAAATCAAATGTTCATAAAAATGTGGCTGCAAAGGTTGATGTCATGACTGAATCAGAAAGGCATAAACGTGTTACGAGGAAAATGCTAAGCCCTCCTGCTGACTCTGTGGTAGAAAATCCACAATCTGAAATTGAAAAGGTCAAGCGTAGTTTGAGAAAGGTATCCAATTCTAAAAAAGAGCCTGCTGAAAAGCCAGAATCTGAAAATCAGAAACCAACTTGCACTCCGAGAAAGGTGACAAACTCACTATCTGATGCTCCACAAGTGTCTAATGAGCATTCTTCAATGAAGATAAAAAAAGATAGTGTAGTGTCTATTGACAGTAAGCTTGAAATAGTTGCTGCTGTAAAGTCCGTTGCATCAGGTGGGCCTAAGAATGCAGTAATAGATGACAGTACTGCGATCAAACCGCATAGCCCAGAAGAAATCTGCAAAGAAGAGAGTATTTCTAACTGTGATGGAGAGTTAAGCTTGAAAGATGTGCCAACTAGCAATGAGATCCAGAAGAGTAGCAAGAGAAGGGCTTCTTTCCCACCAAAGCCAGAACCTTTTGCAGAGAATGCCTCGCAAAATGCTCCAAGATTACCAAGCTATATGGCAACTACTGAATCAGCTAAGGCAAAGCTAAGAGGACAAGTTTCACCGAGGGTTGGATCTGATTCTGCAGAAAGATATAATATGCCTCGACGTCATTCTCTGCCAACTTCCACGAATGGAAAGTTAAACTTGCAATCATCACGTGCACATAAGTTGATCCAAGCAAGCTGCAAGGATGGAATTAGAAACGACAGATCCTTTACATCATCAAGAGATGGTAGTGGTATGACCTGTCTATCATTCTGCTCATACATATTTTGGTGTGGATCTTCTATCATTAACTTCTATCACCTTTCATCTCCCAACCACCACCGTCCTATGATTTTCGGCCATCATACTTTGTTATCTGACCATTTTCCATCGTCATTCATCGTTTGA